In one Aeromicrobium erythreum genomic region, the following are encoded:
- a CDS encoding DUF554 domain-containing protein yields the protein MFVGSGTLTNVATVLVGSGLGLLVGQRLPERVRTTVTSALGLVTLLIAADAALAVRSDALVDATPRGAPTLIVLGSLLVGGVVGSLLRLEDRLESFGGVLQRALSRGDGGDRDRFVQGFVVASLVFCVGPLTILGSINEGLGRGAEQLLLKSALDGFASLAFAAALGVGVMASAVAVLVVQGSLTLVGLALGEALPAAHLDALGATGGLVLVGVALRLLDLKALPVADLLPALLVAPLLTQLAVSLA from the coding sequence ATGTTCGTGGGTAGCGGCACGCTCACCAACGTGGCCACCGTGCTCGTCGGGTCCGGGCTCGGCCTGCTGGTCGGCCAGCGGCTGCCCGAACGGGTGCGCACGACCGTCACCTCCGCGCTCGGTCTCGTGACGCTACTCATCGCCGCCGACGCCGCCCTCGCGGTCCGCAGCGACGCCCTGGTCGACGCGACGCCACGGGGCGCGCCGACGCTGATCGTCCTCGGCTCGCTGCTCGTGGGTGGCGTCGTCGGCTCGCTCCTGCGCCTGGAGGACCGGCTCGAGTCGTTCGGCGGTGTCCTGCAGCGAGCCCTGTCGCGGGGCGACGGCGGCGACCGCGACCGCTTCGTCCAGGGCTTCGTGGTCGCCTCGCTCGTCTTCTGCGTCGGCCCCCTCACGATCCTCGGCTCGATCAACGAGGGCCTCGGCCGTGGGGCGGAGCAGCTGCTCCTGAAGTCGGCGCTCGACGGCTTCGCGTCGCTCGCCTTCGCCGCCGCGCTCGGTGTCGGGGTGATGGCATCCGCCGTGGCCGTGCTGGTCGTGCAGGGATCGCTGACGCTCGTCGGGCTGGCCCTCGGCGAGGCGCTGCCGGCGGCCCACCTCGACGCGTTGGGCGCCACGGGCGGACTGGTCCTCGTCGGGGTGGCGCTGCGTCTGCTCGACCTGAAGGCCCTGCCGGTCGCCGACCTGCTGCCGGCACTCCTCGTGGCGCCGCTGCTCACCCAGCTGGCCGTCTCGCTGGCCTGA